The Agreia sp. COWG nucleotide sequence GAGACTCGGAATCGCCGCGCGACCCCGACTCGTCGCGCTCGTCGTCGTCATCTGCGCCGTGTCCGATGCAGTGCTGATCGCGGCGGGCGTCCTGGGTGTCGGCGCGATCATCGAGCGGGCACCCGTCGTGCTGATCATCATCCGGATCGTCGGCTCGGCATTCCTTCTCGCATACGGCCTGATGGCCGCGCGACGAGTGCGTCGTCCGTCATCGCTCGTACCCGCCGCGATCGGCAACACCTCCGCGAGATCGGCGGCGCTGACGATCCTCGCCCTGACCTGGCTCAACCCCCACGTCTACCTCGACACGGTCATCCTGCTGGGCTCCATCGCCAACCAGCAGGGCCAGGATGAGCGGTGGTGGTGGGCAGGCGGAGCCGTGCTGGGCAGCCTCCTCTGGTTCGGTGCCCTCGGATTCGGCGCGCGCCTCCTGCGGCCCTTCTTCGCGCGCCCGTCGTCGTGGCGCATCCTCGACGCCGTGATCGCCGTGGTGATGCTGACCCTGGGCATCCGGCTGGCGATCGGGCTCTAGCGGCTCGTCGCTAGGGTTGCCGGATGACCGCCGTCTCGCTCATTCGCTCTCCCTCACTCGCCGCCTCGGTGCCGTACGCCTATGCGGCGACCGCTCCGGCGGGCACACGCTACGTCTTTCTGGCCGGCGCGTGCCCGCTCGACGCGGCCGGAACGGTATCGACCGACTCGGGCTACGTCGAGCAGGCGCGGGCGTGCATGGGCAACCTCGTCGCGGCCCTGGGCGAAGCTGGGGCGACACTCGACGACGTGATCTCCACGCGCGTGCTGGTCGCGTCGAACAGTCGTGCCGACCTCACGGCAGCGTGGAACGTCGTTCGCGATCGCTTCGGTGAACACGACGCTCCGAGCACGCTGCTCGGCGTGACTGTGCTCGGGTACGAACACCAGCTCGTCGAGATCGAGGCGATCGCGGCCGTCGTCGACTGAGGTCGCGCCGAAACTAGGGCCGCTCGACCGGCACGTAGCCCGTGAGATCGGCTCGCTGCCCCGAGGCGTGGATGCGCGCCGACGCCGTTCCCTCGGCCCACGTCAGCCGGCCCGTCGCGAGGTCGAGCCAGGTGGCGGCATCCATCTCGACGACGTTGGGCGGTGTTCCCCGCGTGTGCCCCGGACCCTCGATGCACTGAACGGCCCCGAACGGCGGCACACGAACCTCGACGGTATTGCCCGTGGCGTTGTCGCTGAGACACTGCAGCAGGAAGCGCGTGGCCGTGGCCCTGGCATCGCGGGAGGCGTCGGCGCCGCCCGCCATTGCCGCCGCGAGGGCAGCCTCACCATCGGTGGAACGGATGCGTGTTTTGGCCATGCCATCACGATAGGCCGCTCGAGGCGCGACGCACAAAGGTCGTGTGGCAGGTCGAGATGGGGGGTAAATCGGCCTGCCACACGCCTCATCAAGAGAGAGTTGCTCAGAGTGGATTCATTACGGCGGTTGGTGAAGAAGTTTCTCCACTCCGTCGTCCCACGGCCCGCTTCATCAGCCTCGCTAAGCTGATCCCGTGAAAATTCTCGTTCTCGGATCCGGCGCGCGAGAGCATGCCATCATCACCGCTCTCCTTCGGGAGCCCGGCCAGCACGACATCGTGGCCGCGCCCGGCAACGCCGGCATCGCGCTGGTCGTGCCGGTCGTCGGCATCGACGCCAACGACCCCGAGGCCGTGCTCGAGTTCGCTCACGAGGGCGATATCGACCTCGTGGTGGTCGGCCCTGAGGCTCCGCTGGTGGCGGGGGTGGCCGACGCCCTCCGCAGCCGCGGCATCCCGGTGTTCGGTCCAGGCCGGGAGGCGGCTACGCTCGAGGGCAGTAAGACGTTCGCCAAGCGCATCATGGCCGAGGCCGGCGTGCCCACCGGGCGCGCCGAACGGGCGGGAACCCTCGAGGACGCCGTGCGCATCCTCGACGAATTCGGAGCCCCCTACGTGGTGAAGGCCGATGGGCTCGCTGCCGGCAAGGGCGTGCTGGTGACCGAATCGCGCGACGCCGCCATCGAGCATTCCGCCCATTGGCTGGGGCACGGCGACGTGCTGATCGAGGAGTTCCTCGCGGGCCAAGAGGTCTCGCTCTTTCTGCTGAGCGACGGCCACACTGTGCGCCCGCTCTCCCCTGCGCAGGACTACAAGCGCTTGAAAGACGACGACGAGGGCCCGAACACCGGCGGGATGGGCGCCTACTCGCCGCTTCCCTGGCTCGACGAGCGTTTCGGCAGCGAAGAGGCTTTCGTCGACGAGGTGATCGAGACCGTGGCGCTGCCCACCATCCGCCAGCTGGCCGCCGAGGAGAAGCCGTTCATCGGCCTGCTCTACTGCGGCCTGATTCTCACGGATGCCGGCATCCGGGTGATCGAATTCAACGCGCGTTTCGGCGACCCCGAGACCCAGGTGGTTCTGCCGAGACTCGAGACCCCGCTCAGCGACCTGCTCTTCGCCGCGGCCAGCGGCACGCTGGTCGATCAGCCCCGGCCCGCGTTCACG carries:
- a CDS encoding LysE/ArgO family amino acid transporter encodes the protein MSPATTLLPALLGLGTGLALIVAIGAQNAYVLRLGIAARPRLVALVVVICAVSDAVLIAAGVLGVGAIIERAPVVLIIIRIVGSAFLLAYGLMAARRVRRPSSLVPAAIGNTSARSAALTILALTWLNPHVYLDTVILLGSIANQQGQDERWWWAGGAVLGSLLWFGALGFGARLLRPFFARPSSWRILDAVIAVVMLTLGIRLAIGL
- a CDS encoding sterol carrier family protein, yielding MAKTRIRSTDGEAALAAAMAGGADASRDARATATRFLLQCLSDNATGNTVEVRVPPFGAVQCIEGPGHTRGTPPNVVEMDAATWLDLATGRLTWAEGTASARIHASGQRADLTGYVPVERP
- a CDS encoding RidA family protein — translated: MTAVSLIRSPSLAASVPYAYAATAPAGTRYVFLAGACPLDAAGTVSTDSGYVEQARACMGNLVAALGEAGATLDDVISTRVLVASNSRADLTAAWNVVRDRFGEHDAPSTLLGVTVLGYEHQLVEIEAIAAVVD
- the purD gene encoding phosphoribosylamine--glycine ligase, with the protein product MKILVLGSGAREHAIITALLREPGQHDIVAAPGNAGIALVVPVVGIDANDPEAVLEFAHEGDIDLVVVGPEAPLVAGVADALRSRGIPVFGPGREAATLEGSKTFAKRIMAEAGVPTGRAERAGTLEDAVRILDEFGAPYVVKADGLAAGKGVLVTESRDAAIEHSAHWLGHGDVLIEEFLAGQEVSLFLLSDGHTVRPLSPAQDYKRLKDDDEGPNTGGMGAYSPLPWLDERFGSEEAFVDEVIETVALPTIRQLAAEEKPFIGLLYCGLILTDAGIRVIEFNARFGDPETQVVLPRLETPLSDLLFAAASGTLVDQPRPAFTNDVAVTVVIASENYPGTPVVGRVLSGLVEAEAVEGVSLAHAATAVEEGELVATGGRVLSVVATAAGFAEARRRAYEAVDLIGLEGSQHRSDIAAKVAGS